Proteins found in one Sebaldella sp. S0638 genomic segment:
- a CDS encoding holin family protein: MSKLDLTIITTGVLAVFTYLFGAFDILIQGAFMFIVLDFITGLAKAWHNGEVSSAKSWKGLLKKTMFLSMILIGHWLDKVSLIPDSSMSFRTLVLVFVITNEAISILENISEMGVPIPGILKKILERLDKREDEEPD; the protein is encoded by the coding sequence ATGAGCAAATTGGATTTGACAATAATAACAACAGGAGTACTGGCGGTATTTACATATCTGTTCGGAGCCTTTGACATATTAATACAAGGAGCTTTTATGTTCATTGTACTGGATTTTATAACAGGACTGGCAAAAGCATGGCATAACGGTGAAGTAAGCAGTGCAAAGAGCTGGAAAGGTCTACTCAAAAAAACAATGTTTTTATCAATGATATTAATAGGTCATTGGTTAGATAAAGTGAGTTTGATCCCAGATAGTAGTATGAGTTTTAGGACACTGGTGTTGGTATTTGTAATAACGAATGAAGCGATATCAATATTGGAAAATATATCAGAAATGGGAGTACCAATACCAGGTATTTTAAAAAAAATATTGGAGAGACTGGATAAAAGAGAGGATGAGGAACCTGATTAA